A window of the Phragmites australis chromosome 20, lpPhrAust1.1, whole genome shotgun sequence genome harbors these coding sequences:
- the LOC133901807 gene encoding uncharacterized protein LOC133901807 — translation MENPPPRRWPPGFRFSPTDEELVLYFLKRRIASGRPTPYVADVDVYKSHPSHLPERSALQTGDRQWFFFSRLDRKYPNGSRASRTTGDGYWKATGKDRFVCAGGGCRAVGNKKTLVYHHGRAPRGERTDWVMHEYTILADALPPAALGREAFALYKLFQKSGAGPKNGEQYGAPFREEDWLSDDEDEGVPAADAAARPVPRTTNCPAATVEEHTTRELPIGDLDELLTQIENDQEQVEAELDFSTPASSQVQLQHGHDQGWLSDRGDEADLVGASSSAGAVVAAENTCTDLPLGDIEELLMQMSDDQQNAALFSGFSTSVPELQLQCDDHQVWLDADRGPEVCAAEPTASSDAVVIAECTGTELPLGDLEGLMLQIANDQEMVGPLSDLSTPFGHHNFNQVGIGDFHESRGAPVGNLSCIVQECTGFDPQTEPSSQIPESNITNVPFSGETNSAEETSGPRSVPGLISYNSHDADEEFLEINDFFDLDDVEQSTNFTTTEHLISATNGMFDNLEYSDAPMFLPGPFDAVGVVAENQFVDFGNSGIQNQGYQYTTEIRTHYQVALNVQRHMQHDHVVLSSHASDTPNLHIVNEPPNRGSSASKSWFNAALSALLDSVPSSPAMAAEIENTVINRTLQRISSFRSQQAAGEENTVINRTLQSISSYRSQQAASEEPSTPVIQVTRGGRLIVGSLLVLLAAVMCTFTAGSVVNLFKGLWKSSSA, via the exons ATGGAGaacccgccgccgcgccggtgGCCGCCGGGCTTCCGCTTCAGCCCCACAGACGAGGAGCTCGTCCTCTATTTCCTCAAGCGCCGGATCGCCTCCGGCCGCCCCACCCCCTACGTCGCCGACGTCGACGTCTACAAGTCCCACCCTTCCCACCTCCCCG AGAGGTCGGCGCTGCAGACGGGGGACCGGCAGTGGTTCTTCTTCAGCCGGCTGGACCGCAAGTACCCCAACGGCTCGCGCGCCAGCCGCACCACCGGCGACGGCTACTGGAAGGCCACGGGGAAGGACCGCTTCGTCTGCGCCGGCGGCGGCTGTCGGGCGGTGGGAAACAAGAAGACGCTCGTGTACCACCACGGCCGCGCGCCGCGGGGGGAGCGCACGGACTGGGTCATGCACGAGTACACCATCCTCGCCGACGCGCTCCCGCCGGCCGCGCTGGGGCGCGAGGCCTTCGCGCTGTACAAGCTGTTCCAGAAGAGCGGGGCGGGCCCGAAGAACGGCGAGCAGTACGGCGCGCCCTTCCGGGAGGAGGATTGGTTGAGtgacgatgaggatgagggaGTGCCTGCTGCGGATGCTGCCGCTCGTCCTGTTCCTAGAACCACAAATTGTCCTGCTGCTACAGTCGAGGAGCATACTACCCGTGAGCTTCCGATTGGGGATCTTGATGAGCTCCTGACGCAAATTGAAAACGATCAGGAGCAAGTTGAAGCAGAGTTAGATTTCTCGACACCTGCTTCTTCCCAAGTTCAGCTTCAGCATGGTCATGATCAGGGATGGCTCAGTGATCGTGGCGACGAGGCTGATCTTGTGGGTGCTTCCAGTAGTGCTGGTGCTGTGGTAGCGGCAGAGAATACTTGCACTGATCTCCCTCTTGGGGATATCGAGGAGCTTCTGATGCAAATGTCCGATGATCAGCAGAACGCCGCATTGTTCTCGGGTTTCTCAACATCAGTTCCAGAATTACAGCTTCAGTGTGACGATCATCAGGTTTGGCTTGATGCCGACAGGGGGCCGGAAGTTTGTGCTGCAGAGCCTACCGCTAGCAGTGATGCTGTGGTGATAGCAGAATGTACTGGCACAGAGCTTCCACTTGGGGATCTTGAAGGCCTTATGCTGCAAATAGCCAATGACCAGGAAATGGTCGGACCTCTGTCAGATCTCTCCACACCATTTGGTCATCATAACTTCAATCAG GTCGGCATTGGAGATTTTCATGAATCTCGTGGTGCTCCAGTTGGTAATCTTTCTTGTATAGTTCAAGAATGCACAGGATTTGATCCACAAACTGAGCCAAGTAGTCAAATTCCAGAGTCTAATATTACCAATGTGCCATTTAGTGGAGAAACTAATTCTGCTGAAGAAACAAGTGGGCCACGTTCCGTGCCAGGTTTGATTAGTTACAACAGCCATGATGCTGACGAGGAGTTCCTTGAAATCAATGATTTCTTTGATCTGGACGATGTCGAACAGAGTACGAATTTTACAACAACTGAGCACTTGATATCTGCAACGAATGGGATGTTTGACAATTTGGAGTACTCCGATGCCCCTATGTTCCTACCTGGGCCATTCGACGCAGTTGGCGTGGTAGCTGAAAATCAATTTGTTGATTTTGGCAACAGTGGAATTCAGAACCAGGGATATCAATATACAACCGAAATAAGGACACATTATCAGGTCGCTCTTAACGTGCAGAGACATATGCAACATGATCATGTTGTCTTATCCTCACATGCATCAG ACACTCCGAATCTTCATATAGTTAATGAGCCACCTAACAGGGGCTCAAGTGCTTCAAAATCATGGTTCAATGCGGCATTGTCAGCCTTGTTGGACTCTGTACCTAGCAGTCCAGCAATGGCTGCTGAAATTGAAAACACTGTTATTAACAGAACACTCCAGCGCATCTCTAGCTTCAGGTCACAGCAAGCTGCAGGTGAAGAAAACACTGTCATTAACAGAACACTACAGAGCATCTCTAGCTACAGGTCACAACAGGCTGCAAGTGAAGAACCAAGCACCCCTGTTATTCAGGTTACAAGAGGTGGCAGACTAATCGTCGGCTCTCTACTGGTTTTACTTGCTGCTGTCATGTGCACCTTTACCGCTGGGTCTGTGGTCAATTTATTCAAGGGGTTATGGAAATCCTCTTCTGCATGA